In Candidatus Promineifilum breve, one genomic interval encodes:
- a CDS encoding alanyl-tRNA editing protein — MTELLYTTDSYVKEFEARVVAHVDGGVVLDRTAFYPGGGGQPGDVGTLSAGAAEWSVKAVKKVDGLPAHFIDSDLPPLGAAVVGRLDWSRRYALMRTHTALHILCGVVFRDYGAQVTGGNMDPLQGRMDFEFETMRQELVAAIEEAVNAEVAAARPVRVRILPRDEAFAIPDLIRTKINLLPEGIAEVRTVELVGLDLQADGGTHVANTGEVGRVRVVDYKSKGKINKRIYIELAEK; from the coding sequence ATGACTGAGTTGCTCTATACAACGGATTCATACGTGAAAGAGTTCGAGGCCCGCGTGGTCGCCCACGTGGATGGCGGCGTGGTGCTCGACCGGACGGCGTTCTACCCCGGCGGCGGCGGGCAACCGGGCGACGTGGGCACGCTGAGCGCCGGCGCGGCCGAATGGAGCGTGAAAGCGGTCAAGAAGGTTGACGGCCTGCCGGCGCATTTCATTGACAGCGACCTGCCGCCGCTGGGCGCGGCCGTCGTTGGCCGCCTCGACTGGTCGCGCCGCTACGCCCTCATGCGCACCCACACCGCGCTCCACATCCTGTGCGGCGTTGTCTTCCGCGACTACGGCGCGCAGGTGACCGGCGGCAACATGGATCCGCTCCAGGGGCGAATGGACTTTGAATTCGAGACGATGCGCCAGGAGTTGGTGGCGGCTATCGAGGAGGCGGTCAACGCGGAGGTCGCGGCGGCGCGGCCCGTCCGCGTGCGCATTCTGCCGCGCGACGAGGCCTTCGCCATCCCCGACCTCATCCGCACCAAGATCAACCTGCTGCCGGAAGGCATTGCCGAAGTGCGGACGGTGGAACTGGTCGGGCTGGACTTGCAGGCCGACGGCGGCACCCACGTCGCCAACACCGGCGAGGTTGGCCGCGTCCGCGTCGTCGATTACAAGAGCAAGGGCAAGATTAACAAGCGGATTTATATCGAACTGGCAGAGAAGTAA
- a CDS encoding ABC transporter permease — protein MITALPHYTSLYWLFFKNRIKILMEYRVNFLIGAVSTVIMQGAGLLTMWVVMAQIPDLDGWSLPEILLIYGLITLSKSINHMFADNLWTLGRDYVRTGTFDRFMVRPVDPLFHLLADRFCHDGIGNFLVGAALVIIASSRLNVVWTPLTVGYLVLMVLSGGFIFIALNLMTAVSGFWLMDSVPVTRVVFEMHEFAKYPLTIYPRFIGVLLTAVIPYGFASFFPATFLLGRDSNPLLAWGAPLVAAVLMVIGLAVWRFGLRHYSSTGT, from the coding sequence ATGATAACCGCGCTGCCGCATTACACCTCGCTCTACTGGCTGTTCTTCAAGAATCGGATCAAGATTCTGATGGAGTACCGCGTCAATTTCCTGATCGGCGCGGTCTCGACCGTTATCATGCAGGGTGCCGGCCTGCTTACCATGTGGGTGGTCATGGCCCAGATACCCGATCTGGACGGCTGGAGCCTGCCGGAAATCCTGCTCATCTACGGCCTGATCACCCTGTCGAAGTCGATCAACCACATGTTCGCCGACAACCTGTGGACGCTGGGCCGCGACTACGTGCGCACGGGCACGTTCGACCGCTTCATGGTGCGGCCGGTCGATCCGCTGTTCCACCTGCTGGCCGACCGCTTTTGCCACGACGGCATCGGCAACTTCCTGGTCGGCGCGGCGCTGGTCATCATCGCCTCGTCGCGCCTCAACGTTGTCTGGACGCCGCTGACCGTCGGCTATTTGGTACTCATGGTACTCAGCGGCGGCTTCATCTTCATCGCCCTGAATCTGATGACCGCCGTCAGCGGCTTCTGGCTGATGGACTCGGTGCCGGTGACGCGGGTGGTGTTCGAGATGCACGAGTTCGCCAAGTACCCGCTGACCATCTACCCGCGCTTTATCGGTGTGCTGTTGACGGCGGTTATCCCCTATGGTTTCGCCTCGTTCTTCCCGGCCACGTTCCTGCTGGGGCGGGATAGCAATCCGCTTCTGGCCTGGGGCGCGCCGTTGGTGGCGGCCGTGCTGATGGTGATTGGGTTGGCCGTGTGGCGGTTTGGGTTGCGGCATTATAGTAGCACGGGGACATGA
- a CDS encoding ABC transporter permease: MAEAFNRKLRVYGGMATVVPKMFMAYSIWVWMDIFVSMIAVVILVAFWRAVFASTATLGGLTLDQTLNYLLLALLFGDAAYVSNIIYDIGAGLREGQITAALLRPLDYQAAMYVQNVAQLAIDLILKLPLAVFIWFVYGLDLPSDPVVWLAFIISLMLGHAVMFCFDWIIGCTAFYSTEIWGMSVVRYGVAMFFSGSFIPLTMMPDWLRTIATILPFSQAVFLPVSILSGITPVSNMPRIWLMQIALLIGLVFLSRFVFKRALRVITVQGG; the protein is encoded by the coding sequence ATGGCAGAAGCATTCAATCGTAAGTTGCGCGTCTACGGCGGCATGGCCACCGTCGTGCCGAAGATGTTCATGGCCTATAGCATCTGGGTCTGGATGGATATCTTCGTCAGTATGATCGCCGTCGTCATCCTTGTCGCCTTCTGGCGAGCGGTGTTTGCCTCGACAGCCACCCTTGGCGGCCTGACGCTCGACCAGACGCTGAACTATTTGCTGTTGGCCCTACTGTTCGGCGACGCGGCTTACGTCTCGAATATCATCTACGACATCGGCGCGGGTTTGCGCGAAGGGCAGATCACCGCGGCGCTGTTGCGGCCGTTGGATTATCAGGCGGCGATGTACGTTCAGAATGTCGCCCAACTGGCTATCGATCTGATCCTCAAGCTGCCGTTGGCCGTGTTCATCTGGTTCGTCTATGGGCTTGACCTGCCGTCGGATCCCGTCGTATGGCTGGCATTCATCATCTCACTCATGTTGGGCCATGCGGTCATGTTCTGTTTCGACTGGATCATCGGCTGCACCGCCTTTTATAGCACCGAGATTTGGGGTATGAGCGTCGTCCGCTATGGCGTGGCGATGTTCTTCAGCGGCTCGTTTATCCCGCTGACCATGATGCCCGACTGGCTGCGGACGATTGCCACGATCCTGCCCTTCTCGCAGGCTGTCTTTCTGCCGGTGTCGATCCTGAGCGGCATCACCCCGGTCAGTAACATGCCGCGCATCTGGCTGATGCAGATCGCCCTGCTGATCGGGCTGGTGTTTCTTTCGCGCTTTGTCTTCAAGCGCGCTCTCCGGGTCATCACGGTGCAAGGAGGTTAA
- a CDS encoding ABC transporter permease, with the protein MTTMDQATNRPVSLRLRAYGAAAAMMPKLFVAYQFQIWFNVVMNIFALAVTVAFWRAVYAGRSTVGGLTAAQTLTYVMLARIFHDGVYQTNMLRSMGELVRDGNILVTLLRPLDFQGAMYLQNLVHLGLNVMMKLPLALFAWFVFDLRLPSDPMVWLAFAITQLLGHAVMFCFDWIVGCAVFYSTEVWGLAVARAGIATFFSGMLIPLALMPEGLRTLAAILPFSQAVYLPISVLSGLTPLHEMPRLWLMQLAYLVVLIVLSRVVFRRAVRVVTVQGG; encoded by the coding sequence ATGACGACAATGGATCAGGCGACAAATCGACCGGTATCTCTGAGGCTCCGCGCTTACGGCGCGGCGGCGGCGATGATGCCGAAGCTCTTCGTGGCTTACCAGTTTCAGATCTGGTTCAACGTCGTGATGAATATTTTCGCCCTGGCCGTCACGGTTGCCTTCTGGCGCGCGGTCTATGCCGGGCGTAGCACTGTCGGCGGGCTAACCGCGGCGCAGACGCTCACCTACGTGATGCTGGCGCGTATTTTCCACGATGGTGTGTACCAGACCAATATGCTGCGCTCGATGGGCGAACTGGTGCGTGATGGAAACATATTGGTCACCCTGTTGCGGCCGTTGGATTTCCAGGGCGCTATGTACCTGCAAAACCTGGTGCACTTGGGGTTGAACGTGATGATGAAATTGCCGCTGGCGCTGTTCGCCTGGTTTGTCTTTGATCTGCGTCTGCCCAGCGACCCAATGGTGTGGCTGGCCTTCGCTATCACCCAACTGCTGGGCCACGCGGTCATGTTTTGTTTCGACTGGATTGTGGGTTGCGCCGTCTTCTATTCCACCGAGGTCTGGGGTCTGGCGGTGGCGCGCGCCGGAATCGCGACGTTCTTCAGCGGCATGCTGATTCCACTGGCGCTCATGCCGGAGGGGCTGCGAACGCTGGCCGCCATTCTGCCATTCTCTCAGGCCGTTTATCTACCCATTTCGGTGCTGAGCGGGCTAACGCCGCTCCATGAAATGCCGCGCCTATGGCTGATGCAACTGGCCTATCTGGTCGTGCTTATTGTCTTGTCGCGGGTTGTCTTCCGTCGCGCCGTGCGAGTCGTCACCGTGCAGGGTGGCTAG
- a CDS encoding ABC transporter ATP-binding protein: MIQAENLTKVYKIPEKDPGVAGAVKALFRPRYKAKPAVTDVSFTVEPGEIVGYIGVNGAGKSTTIKMLTGILVPTAGQVRVLGRDPHRDRVANARDIGVVFGQRTQLWWDLALIESLTMVGRIYEVPDARFKQLMDEFAETLELKELLKIPIRNMSLGQKMRAELAATLIHEPRIVYLDEPTIGLDLLVKERIRAFIKRVNQENGTTVILTTHDLGDIEELCKRVLIIDNGALIYDGPLATIKDRFGKYREITFETAADLNGLALPDGAELLEKEERKLSLRFDRTQTSASRVSAAIMSQIEVLDLSLKEPDLSMIVKQIYLGGLKNDKPGVESSPVISQAI, encoded by the coding sequence ATGATTCAGGCTGAGAATCTGACGAAAGTCTACAAAATACCCGAAAAAGACCCCGGCGTGGCCGGCGCGGTGAAGGCGCTCTTCCGGCCGCGCTACAAGGCCAAGCCAGCCGTCACCGACGTATCGTTCACTGTCGAGCCGGGGGAGATCGTCGGCTACATCGGCGTCAACGGCGCGGGCAAATCGACGACGATCAAGATGCTGACCGGCATACTCGTGCCCACCGCCGGGCAGGTGCGCGTGCTCGGCCGCGACCCCCACCGCGACCGCGTCGCCAACGCCCGCGACATCGGCGTCGTCTTCGGCCAGCGCACCCAGCTATGGTGGGACCTGGCCCTCATCGAGTCGCTGACGATGGTCGGCCGCATCTACGAAGTGCCCGATGCCCGTTTCAAGCAACTGATGGACGAGTTCGCCGAGACGCTGGAGCTGAAGGAACTGCTCAAGATCCCCATCCGCAATATGTCGCTGGGGCAAAAGATGCGCGCCGAACTGGCGGCCACGCTGATCCACGAGCCGCGCATCGTCTACCTCGACGAGCCGACCATCGGCCTCGACCTGCTGGTGAAGGAGCGTATCCGCGCGTTCATCAAGCGCGTCAATCAGGAGAACGGCACGACGGTCATCCTGACCACCCACGACCTGGGCGACATCGAGGAGTTGTGTAAGCGGGTGCTGATCATCGACAACGGCGCGCTCATCTACGACGGCCCGCTGGCGACCATCAAGGATCGCTTCGGCAAATACCGCGAGATCACCTTCGAGACGGCCGCCGATCTCAACGGCCTGGCGCTGCCCGACGGGGCCGAACTGCTGGAGAAGGAGGAGCGCAAGCTGTCGCTGCGCTTCGACCGCACCCAGACCTCGGCCAGCCGCGTCTCGGCGGCGATCATGAGCCAGATCGAAGTACTCGATCTATCGCTCAAGGAGCCGGACTTGTCGATGATCGTCAAGCAGATCTATCTGGGTGGTTTGAAGAACGACAAGCCAGGTGTCGAGAGCAGCCCGGTCATTTCGCAGGCTATCTGA
- a CDS encoding DUF2283 domain-containing protein, whose amino-acid sequence MNNESTFVYDYDKEADVLYISFSPGEIPTAAVELNENILLRFNRDERRAIGLTLMDFSVLVQLTELGPRNFSLSGLADLEKDWQELVVEIITSPPVNGILKVSSYMPTAAEVVPITWVERPPNPWAV is encoded by the coding sequence ATGAATAATGAATCGACGTTTGTCTACGATTACGACAAGGAAGCGGATGTACTCTACATCTCTTTTTCACCAGGCGAAATACCAACAGCGGCCGTCGAGTTGAATGAAAACATCCTTCTGCGCTTCAATCGGGATGAAAGGCGCGCCATCGGCCTGACATTGATGGATTTTTCCGTATTGGTGCAGTTGACGGAGTTAGGCCCACGCAATTTTTCGCTCAGCGGGTTAGCCGACTTGGAAAAAGATTGGCAAGAGTTAGTGGTCGAGATCATTACTTCGCCACCTGTCAATGGAATTCTTAAGGTATCCAGTTACATGCCCACAGCCGCTGAAGTTGTGCCGATTACGTGGGTTGAGCGGCCTCCGAATCCGTGGGCAGTCTAG